One segment of Bacteroidota bacterium DNA contains the following:
- a CDS encoding phosphoheptose isomerase, with protein sequence MTEIKLIEAEENGKKISPILPSHIKNFLIDIDGTVGEDIPNEEPERMEDAEVYPDALEKVNQWFGEGHIITFFTSRTEAHREVTERWLKKCGFKYHSLLMGKPRGGNYHWIDNHIVRATRFTGKFTDLKNKTVNIQVFEE encoded by the coding sequence ATGACCGAAATTAAATTAATCGAAGCAGAAGAGAACGGGAAAAAAATTTCTCCCATTCTTCCATCGCACATAAAAAATTTTTTGATTGATATTGACGGAACTGTTGGAGAAGATATTCCCAATGAAGAACCGGAACGAATGGAAGACGCAGAAGTTTATCCCGATGCGCTGGAGAAAGTGAATCAATGGTTCGGTGAAGGGCATATCATTACTTTTTTCACTTCGCGAACCGAAGCGCACAGAGAGGTAACCGAGCGCTGGCTGAAAAAATGCGGATTCAAATATCACTCACTCCTGATGGGAAAACCACGCGGAGGAAATTATCACTGGATAGACAATCATATCGTTCGTGCAACACGCTTCACAGGAAAATTTACCGACCTGAAAAATAAAACTGTAAATATTCAAGTGTTTGAAGAATGA